The Corallococcus soli genome has a window encoding:
- a CDS encoding DUF4384 domain-containing protein, producing MSAHESKWTLRRLRVGELPAPEALRAREHADACEACGAVLRSLSEEQTAFEAEVPFERFEAGVGRSLARQARTSAEPGKRTAWARPLMVVAASVFVLVLARPLLETGGASGTVARPVTGNRLKGGAGAELRIGGGVEPQRVASVDAPEALRPGERVRLGYTPASHRYVAALAVDAQGEVTPLYPESGDSLAVEPGAGQHWLPESVEFTGAGAERVVLVLTDAPVSMDALSDAARRSFAAAGRDVTRMAPLDVAGEQTQWILLKP from the coding sequence ATGAGCGCGCACGAGTCGAAGTGGACATTGCGCCGCCTGCGCGTCGGCGAGCTTCCCGCCCCGGAGGCCCTGCGCGCTCGGGAGCACGCCGACGCGTGCGAGGCGTGTGGTGCCGTGCTCCGGTCCTTGTCGGAGGAGCAGACCGCGTTCGAGGCGGAGGTGCCCTTCGAGCGCTTCGAGGCGGGCGTGGGGCGCTCGCTGGCCCGGCAAGCCAGGACTTCGGCGGAGCCCGGGAAGCGGACCGCGTGGGCAAGGCCGCTGATGGTGGTGGCGGCCTCCGTCTTCGTGCTGGTGCTGGCGCGTCCGCTGCTGGAGACCGGTGGGGCGTCCGGCACGGTGGCGCGGCCCGTGACGGGCAACCGGCTCAAGGGCGGCGCGGGCGCGGAGCTTCGCATCGGTGGCGGTGTGGAACCACAGCGCGTGGCGAGCGTGGACGCGCCGGAGGCCCTGCGGCCCGGTGAGCGCGTGCGGCTGGGCTACACGCCAGCGTCGCACCGCTATGTGGCGGCGCTGGCGGTGGATGCGCAAGGCGAGGTGACGCCGCTGTATCCGGAGTCGGGGGACAGCCTCGCGGTGGAGCCGGGCGCGGGGCAGCACTGGTTGCCGGAGAGCGTGGAGTTCACCGGCGCGGGTGCGGAGCGCGTGGTGCTGGTGCTGACGGATGCGCCCGTATCAATGGACGCCCTGAGCGACGCGGCGCGGAGGTCCTTCGCGGCGGCCGGACGGGACGTCACGCGCATGGCCCCACTGGACGTCGCGGGCGAGCAGACCCAGTGGATCCTGCTCAAGCCATGA
- a CDS encoding AmpG family muropeptide MFS transporter, translating to MPNSSLLTVLKSRRIWLLMAVGFASGLPLWLTGVTLSAWMKNEGVNLKTIGIFSLVALPYTFKVLWAPLMDRYTLPFLGRRRGWMLLTQVLLMGAIAAMGLVNPKDAPIAMACMAVVVTFLSASQDIVADAWRTDILTLEERGLGNSLYVTGYRLGMLVAGGLAFVLSDQLGWSRTYYVMGLLMGVGVVATLLAPEPQSVRPPRNLLDAVVKPFVDYFRREYALGVLAFLVLYKLGDAIAASMVTPFYIELGFSNTEIGALSKTLGMLATIGGGLLGGVLMVKLSMRRALFIFGAAQGLTNLAFLALALVGKNDLMLAAAITVDNVCTGLGVTAFAAFVMSLCHKSFSATQYALLSALGTIANRLIGSVSGYLATWMGWPTFFAFTAAAAIPALVLLTFLPEHAAQPVEDEPPAPEAMPPTASVAVAR from the coding sequence ATGCCCAATTCCTCGCTTCTCACCGTCTTGAAGAGCCGGCGCATCTGGCTCCTGATGGCCGTCGGCTTCGCGTCCGGCCTCCCCCTGTGGCTGACCGGGGTCACGCTGTCCGCGTGGATGAAGAACGAGGGGGTGAACCTCAAGACCATCGGCATCTTCAGCCTCGTGGCGCTGCCCTACACGTTCAAGGTGCTGTGGGCGCCGCTGATGGACCGCTACACCCTGCCCTTCCTGGGCCGGCGGCGCGGGTGGATGCTGCTGACGCAGGTGCTGCTCATGGGCGCCATCGCCGCCATGGGGCTCGTCAACCCGAAGGACGCCCCCATCGCGATGGCGTGCATGGCGGTGGTGGTGACGTTCCTGTCCGCCAGCCAGGACATCGTCGCGGACGCGTGGCGCACGGACATCCTCACCCTGGAGGAGCGCGGGCTGGGCAACTCCCTGTACGTCACCGGCTACCGGCTGGGCATGCTCGTCGCGGGTGGACTCGCGTTCGTCCTGTCGGATCAGCTCGGCTGGTCCAGGACGTACTACGTGATGGGCCTGCTCATGGGCGTGGGCGTGGTGGCCACGTTGCTGGCCCCGGAGCCCCAGAGCGTGCGGCCTCCGCGCAACCTGCTGGACGCGGTGGTGAAGCCCTTCGTGGACTACTTCCGGCGCGAGTACGCGCTGGGCGTGCTCGCGTTCCTGGTGCTCTACAAGCTGGGGGACGCCATCGCCGCCAGCATGGTGACGCCGTTCTACATCGAGCTCGGGTTCTCCAACACGGAGATTGGCGCGCTCAGCAAGACGCTGGGCATGCTCGCCACCATCGGCGGCGGCCTGCTGGGCGGCGTGCTGATGGTGAAGCTCAGCATGCGCCGCGCGCTCTTCATCTTCGGCGCCGCGCAGGGCCTCACCAACCTGGCCTTCCTGGCGCTGGCGCTGGTGGGCAAGAACGACCTGATGCTCGCGGCCGCCATCACCGTGGACAACGTGTGCACGGGCCTGGGCGTGACGGCGTTCGCGGCCTTCGTGATGTCGCTGTGCCACAAGAGCTTCAGCGCCACGCAGTACGCGCTGCTGTCCGCGCTGGGCACCATCGCCAACCGGCTCATCGGCTCGGTGTCCGGCTACCTGGCCACGTGGATGGGGTGGCCCACGTTCTTCGCCTTCACCGCGGCGGCGGCCATCCCCGCGCTGGTGCTGCTGACGTTCCTGCCCGAGCACGCGGCCCAGCCGGTGGAGGACGAGCCCCCCGCCCCGGAGGCCATGCCGCCCACGGCCTCCGTCGCCGTGGCGCGCTGA
- a CDS encoding RNA polymerase sigma factor: MTGPTPLALKVVPPRPEQDRRAVLRDLYVKYGGSVRERCRYLLKDASRAEDAMQDVFARALVHGDSFRAEASPLTWLMKIATHHCLNQLRSEGAAWRRWFARDEAARSEGHGGAEALETRDLVRKLLARVDAETQAAAIHYHVDGMTLEEVAAVLGRSVPTVRKRLEQFARLGGEELNVR, encoded by the coding sequence GTGACCGGACCAACCCCGCTGGCCCTGAAGGTGGTGCCCCCCCGGCCTGAACAGGACCGGCGGGCCGTCCTGCGCGACTTGTATGTGAAGTACGGCGGCAGTGTGCGGGAGCGCTGCCGCTACCTGCTGAAGGACGCGAGCCGGGCCGAGGACGCGATGCAGGACGTCTTCGCCCGCGCGCTGGTGCACGGGGATTCGTTCCGCGCGGAGGCCTCCCCGCTCACCTGGTTGATGAAGATCGCCACGCACCACTGTCTCAACCAGCTCCGGTCGGAAGGGGCGGCGTGGCGGCGGTGGTTCGCCCGGGACGAGGCGGCCCGCTCGGAGGGCCACGGTGGCGCGGAGGCGCTGGAGACGCGCGACCTGGTGCGCAAGCTGCTGGCGCGGGTGGACGCGGAGACGCAGGCGGCGGCCATCCACTACCACGTGGACGGGATGACGCTGGAAGAGGTGGCTGCGGTGCTGGGGCGTTCAGTGCCCACGGTGCGCAAGCGGCTGGAGCAGTTCGCACGGCTGGGTGGAGAGGAGCTGAACGTCCGATGA
- a CDS encoding NUDIX hydrolase: protein MPREASSGGIVIRASSAGTWEVVVIRPHGRHLWALPKGHVDPGETPEQTAHREVREETGLSVALLAPLGEIRYVYQFRGQRIFKRVHFFLFRYEAGELGPLPGPRVEVDEVRWLPLEGLIPALGYKGEKAVAGRALRWMRAQGLASSASSAPGAPPLTGEGTGVKREG from the coding sequence ATGCCGCGCGAGGCATCCTCAGGAGGCATCGTCATCCGGGCCAGCAGCGCCGGCACCTGGGAGGTGGTGGTCATCCGTCCGCACGGACGTCACCTGTGGGCGCTGCCCAAGGGACACGTGGACCCGGGCGAGACGCCGGAGCAGACGGCCCACCGCGAGGTGCGGGAGGAGACGGGCCTGTCCGTGGCGCTGCTCGCGCCGCTGGGGGAGATCCGCTACGTCTACCAGTTCCGGGGGCAGCGCATCTTCAAGCGCGTCCACTTCTTCCTCTTCCGCTACGAGGCGGGGGAACTGGGGCCGCTGCCGGGGCCGCGCGTGGAGGTGGACGAGGTGCGCTGGCTGCCCCTGGAAGGGCTCATCCCCGCGCTGGGCTACAAGGGGGAGAAGGCCGTCGCCGGCCGGGCGTTGCGCTGGATGCGCGCCCAGGGCCTGGCGTCCTCGGCCTCTTCCGCGCCCGGAGCCCCTCCCCTGACGGGGGAGGGAACCGGGGTGAAGCGGGAAGGCTGA
- a CDS encoding caspase family protein encodes MSDLPVQRDAPKPARLAGLRVLAPAVLVPTRAWAGGLALAFALLSTAAHADTLRRFALIAGNDTGGSDTRPLSYARDDARKMHDLLTRLGGVAPSDAKLLLDDDAKDFLTALSELEQRARAARTRGERTALFVYYSGHAKDGALRLGDSRLAFDALKRRLADAAVDIRIAILDSCRSGALTRTKGARRAPAFDVESGAARDARGVVILTSSAADEDSQESDALGGSYFSHHLASGLLGDADRSGDGRVTLFEAYSHAYARTVADTADSSAGPQHPTFSYDLAGNGDLVLTDLRASAEGLVVPGHAPAGAYYFVDPGGLVVAELDKTADTERRVALAPGTYRVKRRLSDRLRIGDVEVARGRTTVLEEPRLKDAPFSDDPVKGAGRGQDAWWAFGLTGGYQSFFDAATRQSLFLSVPLFGAEAELHDYFRRDWVWGFDASMGGTRSVLALPTLAGPAYRYSVVNLGTSLTTEWPLGRVSPFVGGRLAYLILGRQFEDAAFPDQRFAMVSPGLVVGARFQLTRRLHLTTRGRAQYLQYTVDAQRSLGYWELAALLTYAP; translated from the coding sequence ATGAGCGACCTGCCCGTGCAGCGTGACGCTCCAAAGCCAGCACGGCTCGCGGGGCTTCGCGTCCTGGCGCCCGCGGTCCTCGTCCCGACCCGTGCCTGGGCGGGAGGGCTGGCGCTCGCGTTCGCGCTGCTGTCCACCGCCGCGCACGCGGACACGCTGCGCCGCTTCGCGCTCATCGCCGGCAACGACACGGGGGGCAGTGACACCCGGCCCCTGAGCTACGCGCGTGACGATGCGCGCAAGATGCACGACCTGCTCACGCGACTGGGCGGCGTGGCCCCGTCCGACGCGAAGCTCCTCCTGGACGACGACGCGAAGGACTTCCTCACCGCCCTGTCGGAGCTGGAGCAGCGGGCGCGCGCGGCCCGGACGCGCGGGGAGCGCACCGCGCTGTTCGTCTACTACTCCGGCCACGCGAAGGACGGAGCCCTGCGCCTGGGTGACTCGCGCCTGGCCTTCGACGCGCTCAAGCGCCGGCTGGCGGATGCGGCCGTGGACATCCGCATCGCCATCCTGGATTCGTGCCGCTCCGGCGCGCTCACGCGGACCAAGGGCGCTCGCAGGGCGCCCGCGTTCGACGTGGAGTCCGGCGCCGCCCGCGATGCCCGGGGCGTCGTCATCCTCACCTCCAGCGCGGCGGACGAGGACTCGCAGGAGTCGGACGCGCTGGGCGGCAGCTACTTCTCCCACCACCTGGCGAGCGGCCTGCTCGGTGACGCGGACCGCAGCGGCGACGGTCGCGTGACGCTCTTCGAGGCGTATTCGCACGCCTACGCCCGCACCGTCGCGGACACCGCCGACAGCAGCGCCGGCCCGCAGCACCCCACGTTCAGCTACGACCTGGCGGGCAACGGAGACCTGGTCCTCACCGACCTGCGCGCGAGCGCCGAGGGACTCGTGGTCCCCGGCCATGCGCCCGCGGGCGCCTACTACTTCGTGGATCCGGGCGGACTGGTGGTGGCGGAGCTGGACAAGACCGCGGACACGGAGCGCCGCGTGGCCCTGGCCCCCGGCACCTACCGCGTGAAGCGCCGGCTCAGCGACAGGCTGCGCATCGGTGACGTGGAGGTGGCTCGCGGACGGACCACGGTGCTGGAGGAGCCGCGCCTCAAGGACGCTCCCTTCTCCGACGACCCCGTGAAGGGCGCCGGCAGGGGCCAGGACGCGTGGTGGGCCTTCGGCCTCACGGGCGGCTACCAGTCCTTCTTCGACGCGGCCACGCGCCAGTCGCTCTTCCTCTCCGTGCCGCTGTTCGGCGCGGAGGCCGAGCTGCACGACTACTTCCGCCGCGACTGGGTCTGGGGCTTCGACGCCTCCATGGGCGGCACTCGCAGCGTCCTCGCGCTGCCCACGCTCGCGGGGCCCGCGTACCGCTACTCCGTGGTGAACCTGGGAACGAGCCTCACCACCGAGTGGCCCCTGGGCCGCGTCTCACCGTTCGTGGGCGGCCGGCTGGCGTACCTCATCCTGGGTCGCCAGTTCGAGGACGCGGCGTTCCCGGATCAACGCTTCGCCATGGTGTCACCGGGCCTGGTGGTCGGCGCCAGGTTCCAGCTCACGCGCCGGCTCCACCTCACCACCCGGGGTCGGGCGCAGTACCTCCAATACACCGTCGATGCGCAGCGGTCCCTGGGCTACTGGGAACTGGCGGCGCTCCTCACGTACGCGCCATGA
- a CDS encoding nucleotidyltransferase: protein MEKRHPNHPGDMGTDAALAERERAPDEINARARAVGLLHEAGVPFVVGGAYAYATYTGIYRDTKDLDLFPRKADAIRALEVLEKDGWRTEHHDEVWIYKAYKGDYFVDFIFSSGNGVATVDDEWFTNAKKATIFGYECLIAPAEEMIWSKAFVTERERYDGADINHLILKAGREMDWDRILRRFDRYWEVLLSHLMMFRFAYPSERDIIPNYVMTELMSRTLQTVRDGSWDERLCRGNLVSKVNYHVDIHHWGFGDGRAWDEQERPEGDVRGARSELENTAGSGR, encoded by the coding sequence ATGGAAAAACGACACCCGAACCATCCCGGGGACATGGGTACGGACGCCGCGCTGGCTGAGCGTGAGCGCGCGCCGGACGAAATCAACGCCCGCGCCAGAGCCGTCGGCCTGCTCCATGAGGCCGGGGTGCCCTTCGTGGTGGGCGGTGCCTATGCCTACGCCACCTATACCGGCATCTACCGCGACACCAAGGACCTGGACCTGTTCCCGCGCAAGGCGGACGCCATCCGCGCGCTGGAGGTCCTGGAGAAGGATGGGTGGCGCACCGAGCACCACGACGAGGTGTGGATCTACAAGGCGTACAAGGGCGACTACTTCGTCGACTTCATCTTCTCCTCCGGCAACGGCGTGGCGACGGTGGACGACGAGTGGTTCACCAACGCCAAGAAGGCCACCATCTTCGGCTACGAGTGCCTCATCGCTCCGGCCGAGGAGATGATCTGGTCCAAGGCCTTCGTCACCGAGCGCGAGCGCTATGACGGCGCGGACATCAACCACCTCATCCTCAAGGCGGGGCGGGAGATGGACTGGGACCGCATCCTCCGGCGCTTTGATCGCTACTGGGAGGTGCTGCTCAGCCACCTGATGATGTTCCGCTTCGCCTATCCCAGCGAGCGCGACATCATCCCCAACTACGTCATGACGGAGCTGATGAGCCGCACGCTCCAGACGGTGCGCGACGGCAGCTGGGACGAGCGCCTGTGCCGCGGCAACCTGGTGTCCAAGGTGAACTACCACGTGGACATCCACCACTGGGGCTTTGGGGACGGCAGGGCGTGGGACGAACAAGAACGACCCGAGGGGGACGTGCGTGGCGCGAGATCCGAGCTCGAAAATACGGCTGGCAGCGGTCGGTGA
- a CDS encoding SDR family oxidoreductase, whose amino-acid sequence MEGEAVNGPVLVTGPTGNVGRAVVRALLAEGVAVRAAVKSPEHTVALLKEMDGDVTPVPLDFLRPETFLPALEGVRGVFLMRPPAIAHAEGTLNAFVDAAVTQGVKQVVFLSMAGAERSAWAPHHAVEEHLKRSALGWTLLRPAFFAQNLGDAYREDIRQDGRLYMPAGHGKVAFVDVRDVGEVAARAMLDTSLRNRAFTLTGLEAVTFDEVASVLSEVLGRPIRYVPASVPGYVRHLHQRRLSWGQLGMQTLMHVGLRFGKAEQVDPTLTNLLGRPTRTVRQYIEDHAPLWR is encoded by the coding sequence ATGGAGGGGGAGGCCGTGAACGGGCCGGTGCTGGTGACGGGGCCCACGGGCAACGTGGGGCGGGCGGTGGTGCGGGCGCTCCTGGCGGAGGGGGTGGCGGTGCGGGCGGCGGTGAAGTCGCCGGAGCACACCGTGGCGCTCCTCAAGGAGATGGACGGGGACGTGACGCCGGTGCCGCTGGACTTCCTGCGCCCGGAGACGTTCCTGCCCGCGCTGGAGGGCGTGCGCGGCGTGTTCCTGATGCGGCCGCCGGCCATCGCCCACGCGGAAGGCACCCTCAACGCCTTCGTGGACGCGGCCGTCACGCAGGGCGTGAAGCAGGTGGTGTTCCTGTCCATGGCGGGCGCGGAGCGCAGCGCGTGGGCGCCGCACCACGCGGTGGAGGAGCACCTGAAGCGCTCGGCGCTGGGGTGGACGCTCCTGCGCCCGGCCTTCTTCGCGCAGAACCTGGGGGACGCGTACCGCGAGGACATCCGCCAGGACGGCCGGCTCTACATGCCCGCGGGTCACGGCAAGGTGGCCTTCGTGGACGTGCGCGACGTAGGCGAGGTGGCGGCGCGGGCGATGCTGGACACGTCCCTGCGAAACCGCGCGTTCACGCTCACCGGCCTGGAGGCGGTGACGTTCGACGAGGTGGCGTCGGTGCTGTCGGAGGTGCTGGGCCGGCCCATCCGCTACGTGCCCGCGTCGGTGCCCGGCTACGTGCGCCACCTGCACCAGCGGCGGCTGTCCTGGGGCCAACTGGGCATGCAGACGCTGATGCATGTGGGGCTGCGCTTCGGCAAGGCGGAGCAGGTGGACCCCACGCTCACGAACCTCCTGGGGCGCCCCACGCGCACGGTGCGCCAGTACATCGAGGACCACGCACCGCTGTGGCGCTGA
- a CDS encoding DoxX family protein: MSVKLLLQFVLALFMVVAGVAHFRKPRMFMGIMPPYLPYPRELVLLSGVAEVLLGVLLVVPQTTRLAAWGLVALFVAVFPANVHMALHPEKFRKIPRALLWLRLPLQGVLILWALWYT, translated from the coding sequence ATGTCCGTGAAGCTCCTCCTCCAGTTCGTGCTCGCGCTGTTCATGGTCGTCGCGGGGGTGGCCCACTTCCGCAAGCCGCGCATGTTCATGGGCATCATGCCGCCCTACCTCCCGTACCCCCGGGAGCTGGTGCTGCTGAGCGGCGTGGCGGAGGTGCTGCTCGGCGTGCTGCTGGTGGTGCCCCAGACGACGCGGCTGGCCGCCTGGGGGCTCGTCGCGCTGTTCGTGGCGGTGTTCCCCGCGAACGTGCACATGGCGCTGCACCCGGAGAAGTTCCGGAAGATTCCCAGGGCGCTGCTCTGGCTGCGGCTGCCGCTGCAGGGCGTCCTCATCCTGTGGGCGCTCTGGTACACCTGA
- a CDS encoding metallophosphoesterase family protein encodes MAAVGDLHCRDDQHGRFRHLVKQVNASADLLLLCGDLTDRGMLEEGKVLAEELSALRVPCAAVLGNHDYEHGQVKDICAELSKVGVHILDGDHFIFEKVLGVAGVKGFGGGFGNATLQAFGEGQTKSFVQEAVTESLKLEAALSHLDTEKKVVIMHYAPIPDTLEGENIEIRPFLGTSRLSMPIDHYGAAYVFHGHAHHGAREGKTKSGIPVFNVAMPLLTKFTPEQRFALMEV; translated from the coding sequence CTGGCAGCGGTCGGTGACCTTCACTGTCGGGACGACCAGCACGGCCGCTTCCGTCACCTCGTCAAGCAGGTGAACGCTTCAGCGGACCTGCTGCTGCTGTGCGGTGACCTGACGGACCGGGGCATGCTGGAGGAGGGGAAGGTGCTGGCCGAGGAGCTGTCGGCCCTGCGCGTTCCCTGCGCCGCGGTGCTGGGCAACCACGACTACGAGCACGGGCAGGTGAAGGACATCTGCGCGGAGCTGTCGAAGGTGGGGGTGCACATCCTCGACGGGGACCACTTCATCTTCGAGAAGGTCCTCGGCGTGGCGGGCGTGAAGGGCTTCGGCGGAGGCTTCGGCAACGCGACGTTGCAGGCGTTCGGCGAGGGCCAGACGAAGTCCTTCGTGCAGGAGGCCGTCACGGAGTCGCTCAAGCTGGAGGCGGCGCTCAGCCACCTGGACACGGAGAAGAAGGTCGTGATCATGCACTACGCCCCCATCCCGGACACGCTGGAGGGGGAGAACATCGAGATCCGCCCCTTCCTTGGGACGAGCCGCCTGTCGATGCCCATCGACCACTACGGCGCGGCCTACGTCTTCCACGGGCACGCGCACCACGGCGCACGCGAAGGCAAGACCAAGAGCGGCATCCCCGTGTTCAACGTGGCCATGCCGCTGCTCACCAAGTTCACGCCCGAGCAGCGCTTCGCCTTGATGGAGGTGTAG
- the pgm gene encoding phosphoglucomutase (alpha-D-glucose-1,6-bisphosphate-dependent), with amino-acid sequence MAHPSAGKPLSRDLLINPEKLRRQYASDVPDASVAEQRVAFGTSGHRGSAARRSFNEAHILAVAQALCEYRKQQGYDGPLFLAMDTHALSEPAQRTTLEVLAAHGVEVRYTDGATPTPVISHAILTYNRGRTSGLADGIVITPSHNPPEDGGIKYNPPNGGPADTTVTSLVERRANELMAAGNKDVRRVTYEKARGSSTVKEHDFITPYVKDLANVVDVDAIRDAKLKLGADPLGGSNLDYWDPIADRYKLSISVVNRKVDPTFGFMPADHDGKIRMDCSSPYAMANLVQLKDKYALAFGNDTDSDRHGIVTRSQGLMNPNHYLAVSIGYLFRNRPGWKQDAAVGKTLVSSSLIDRVAKDLGRRVVEVPVGFKWFVDGLLDGSLGFGGEESAGASFLRTDGTVWTTDKDGIILDLLAAEILARTGKDPGEHYQELAQKFGAPLYTRIDAPATPAQKAVLKKLSPDAVKATSLAGEPITQRLTRAPGNDADLGGLKVTTENGWFAARPSGTEDVYKIYAESFRDQAHLDTIVQEARAIVGEAFAGK; translated from the coding sequence ATGGCCCATCCCTCCGCTGGCAAGCCCCTTTCGCGTGACCTGCTGATCAACCCCGAGAAGCTGCGCAGGCAGTACGCCTCCGACGTGCCGGACGCGTCCGTCGCCGAGCAGCGCGTCGCCTTCGGCACCTCCGGCCACCGCGGAAGCGCCGCGCGCCGGAGCTTCAACGAAGCGCACATCCTCGCGGTGGCGCAGGCCCTGTGCGAGTACCGCAAGCAGCAGGGCTACGACGGCCCGCTGTTCCTGGCCATGGACACCCACGCCCTCTCCGAGCCCGCCCAGCGCACCACCCTGGAGGTGCTCGCCGCCCACGGCGTCGAGGTGCGCTACACCGACGGCGCCACGCCCACGCCAGTCATCTCCCACGCCATCCTCACGTACAACCGGGGCCGCACGAGCGGGCTCGCGGACGGCATCGTCATCACCCCGTCCCACAACCCGCCGGAGGATGGCGGCATCAAGTACAACCCGCCCAACGGCGGCCCCGCCGACACCACCGTCACGTCCCTGGTGGAGCGCCGCGCCAACGAGCTGATGGCCGCCGGCAACAAGGACGTCCGCCGCGTCACCTACGAGAAGGCGCGCGGCAGCAGCACGGTGAAGGAGCACGACTTCATCACCCCGTACGTCAAGGACCTGGCGAACGTGGTGGACGTGGACGCCATCCGGGACGCGAAGCTGAAGCTGGGCGCGGATCCGCTGGGCGGCTCCAACCTGGACTACTGGGACCCCATCGCGGATCGCTACAAGCTGTCGATCTCCGTGGTGAACCGCAAGGTGGACCCCACGTTCGGCTTCATGCCCGCGGACCATGACGGGAAGATCCGCATGGACTGCTCGTCGCCGTACGCGATGGCGAACCTGGTGCAGCTCAAGGACAAGTACGCGCTGGCGTTCGGCAATGACACGGACTCCGACCGCCACGGCATCGTCACCCGCAGCCAGGGGCTGATGAACCCCAACCACTACCTGGCCGTCTCCATCGGCTACCTGTTCCGCAACCGCCCGGGCTGGAAGCAGGACGCGGCGGTGGGCAAGACGCTGGTGAGCAGCAGCCTCATCGACCGCGTGGCGAAGGACCTGGGCCGCCGCGTGGTGGAGGTGCCGGTGGGCTTCAAGTGGTTCGTGGACGGGCTGCTGGACGGCTCGCTGGGCTTCGGCGGCGAGGAAAGCGCGGGCGCGTCCTTCCTGCGCACCGACGGCACCGTGTGGACCACCGACAAGGACGGCATCATCCTGGACCTGCTCGCGGCCGAAATCCTGGCGCGCACCGGCAAGGACCCCGGCGAGCACTACCAGGAGCTGGCCCAGAAGTTCGGCGCGCCGCTGTACACGCGCATCGACGCGCCGGCCACGCCCGCGCAGAAGGCCGTGCTCAAGAAGCTGTCGCCCGACGCGGTGAAGGCCACGTCGCTGGCGGGCGAGCCCATCACGCAGCGCCTCACGCGCGCCCCGGGCAACGACGCGGACCTGGGCGGCCTCAAGGTGACGACGGAGAACGGCTGGTTCGCCGCGCGCCCCTCCGGCACCGAGGACGTCTACAAAATCTACGCGGAGAGCTTCCGCGACCAGGCGCACCTGGACACCATCGTCCAGGAGGCGCGCGCCATCGTCGGGGAGGCCTTCGCCGGAAAGTAG
- the rpoZ gene encoding DNA-directed RNA polymerase subunit omega, protein MARVTVEDCLPYVDNRFALVLLGAKRARQLMAGARPILETSKNKPPVLALREVATQRVKFDRDVREALSGKYTAEEAKK, encoded by the coding sequence ATGGCTCGCGTTACCGTTGAAGACTGCCTCCCGTACGTGGACAACCGGTTCGCGCTGGTGCTGCTGGGCGCCAAGCGCGCGCGCCAGCTGATGGCCGGCGCCCGGCCCATCCTGGAGACGTCCAAGAACAAGCCGCCCGTGCTCGCGCTGCGCGAGGTCGCCACCCAGCGCGTGAAGTTCGACCGCGACGTGCGCGAGGCGCTCTCCGGCAAGTACACCGCCGAGGAAGCCAAGAAGTAG